One stretch of Nycticebus coucang isolate mNycCou1 chromosome 7, mNycCou1.pri, whole genome shotgun sequence DNA includes these proteins:
- the HJURP gene encoding Holliday junction recognition protein isoform X1 gives MAGEVLEEDVLLQKLRDSRRRFQRRMQQLIEKYNQPFEDDPLVQMATLTYETPQGLRIWGGGLVKERNKGQIQDSPVRPVDRIDGPLQAAAQGHELSAQGTHVLEAGDCHFSSDSKSSDVDATLDQDDPVAWAVMPAVPQSPLKNELRRKYLTQVDILLQDSGCWEVADNRAGKDIVMALPPPLAAPAPPAPGSHGGVSGKSPGDPAQPASSLRQWDPSHPCSTDLAIVPRNDSFPLPGTSSSIFLSSQSLGDDDICNATISDLYEGMLHSMSRLLSTRSSGVISTKTLIMQNWSSRRRHKCKRMNRTFCRGAQRPPRGSRERPSPRSEPGKERGALRDCKNLLDVSCHKTSLKLRKAFLEVKPQVHKVDPSWKELQVTPKKCSSLTYLDPSRTHHPDQENRFVTLKWLISPVKIVSRPRILPGHGENRQREIEIRFDKLYQEYCLSPRKPPPPTGPPNSWAVAVYKGGPESPRDQRGLETHRLSLPFSRAKSKRLKEAFETIGRRSLRVSGHLPKRDASLSLVSTSPMWSPGHSWQTSVLHFQGNSCGIFRKSVSPSRAIPVPKIEPLGYGRNRYDEIKEQFDKLHQKYCPKPPVQMKAPLGTGVSPHKASTEVQDQTKDLGKLNLDSLFQGSPKLPSSLPKCRRSLLGSSAIQAHPSARVPCATGRDSQCPTKRRRLSDPWSYGRYIGSQDSSSGVGTAVFRPEQDSCFRPDSEEEERNEEHIFQEGREDSFLC, from the exons gacTGAGAATTTGGGGCGGAGGACTagtaaaggaaagaaacaaaggacAGATCCAG GACTCCCCTGTGAGGCCTGTGGACAGGATAGATGGCCCTCTGCAAGCCGCAGCCCAAGGTCATGAACTTTCAGCACAAGGCACGCACGTCCTGGAAGCTGGTGATTGTCACTTTTCTTCAG ATTCAAAAAGCAGTGATGTCGATGCAACTTTAGACCAGGACGATCCAGTTGCTTGGGCCGTAATG CCTGCAGTGCCTCAAAGCCCtttgaaaaatgaattaagaagaaaatacttgACCCAGGTGGACATACTGCTACAAGACTCAGGGTGTTGGGAG GTTGCAGACAACAGAGCTGGAAAGGACATAGTCATGGCCCTGCCCCCTCCGCTGGCCGCAcctgcccctcctgcccctg GATCCCATGGTGGTGTCTCTGGAAAGAGTCCTGGTGACCCAGCTCAACCAGCTTCATCTCTCAGACAGTGGGATCCTTCACATCCTTGCTCAACAGACCTGGCCATTGTACCTAGAAATGACAGTTTCCCATTACCAGGGACAAGTAGCAGCATCTTCCTAAGCAGCCAGTCCCTTGGAGACGACGACATTTGTAACGCAACAATCAGCGACTTGTACGAGGGCATGCTGCATTCCATGAGCCGGCTGCTGAGCACACGGTCGTCAGGCGTCATCTCCACAAAGACGCTCATCATGCAGAACTGGAGCTCCCGGAGGCGGCACAAGTGTAAGAGAATGAACAGGACGTTCTGCAGAGGAGCCCAGCGTCCTCCGAGGGGATCCAGGGAGAGGCCTTCACCCCGTTCTGAGcctgggaaagaaagaggagcATTAAGAGACTGTAAGAACTTACTAGATGTTTCTTGCCATAAGACAAGTTTAAAATTGAGAAAAGCTTTTCTTGAAGTAAAACCTCAAGTTCATAAGGTGGATCCAAGTTGGAAGGAGCTTCAAGTGACACCCAAGAAGTGTTCCTCATTGACTTATTTAGATCCCAGTCGAACACATCATCCTGATCAGGAAAACAGATTTGTGacattaaaatggttaatttctCCTGTAAAAATAGTTTCCAGACCAAGAATACTACCGGGCCATGGAGAGAATCGTCAACGGGAGATTGAAATCAGATTTGATAAACTCTATCAGGAATATTGCCTGAGCCCCAGGAAACCGCCTCCCCCAACTGGCCCCCCCAATTCCTGGGCCGTGGCTGTGTACAAAGGTGGTCCTGAAAGCCCCAGAGACCAGCGGGGTCTGGAAACCCACAGGCTCAGTTTGCCTTTCAGCAGAGCGAAATCAAAAAGGTTAAAGGAGGCTTTTGAAACCATAGGCAGAAGATCTCTGAGAGTGAGTGGACACCTGCCAAAGAGAGATGCCTCTTTGTCACTTGtaagcaccagccccatgtggaGCCCAGGTCACTCTTGGCAGACGTCTGTCCTACATTTTCAAGGAAATAGTTGTGGAATATTTAGAAAGTCAGTTTCACCCAGCAGAGCTATTCCAGTACCAAAGATAGAGCCTCTGGGCTATGGAAGAAACCGTTAtgatgaaattaaagaacaatttGACAAGCTTCATCAAAAGTATTGCCCAAAACCGCCTGTGCAGATGAAGGCGCCTTTAGGTACTGGAGTGTCTCCACATAAAGCAAGTACGGAAGTTCAGGATCAAACAAAAGACTTAGGAAAATTAAATCTAGACTCTCTCTTCCAGGGTTCCCCAAAGTTGCCATCATCACTCCCAAAGTGTAGGAGAAGTCTGCTGGGCTCAAGTGCAATTCAGGCTCATCCATCTGCACGAGTCCCTTGTGCTACTGGGAGGGACAGTCAGTGTCCTACAAAAAGACGCAGGTTATCAGACCCCTGGAGTTACGGACGCTACATCGGTTCCCAGGATTCCTCAAGTGGGGTGGGCACAGCCGTCTTCAGACCAGAGCAGGACAGCTGTTTCCGGCCTGActcagaggaagaggag AGGAATGAAGAGCACATCTTTCAAGAGGGAAGAGAAGATTCATTTTTGTGCTAG
- the HJURP gene encoding Holliday junction recognition protein isoform X2, which yields MPAVPQSPLKNELRRKYLTQVDILLQDSGCWEVADNRAGKDIVMALPPPLAAPAPPAPGSHGGVSGKSPGDPAQPASSLRQWDPSHPCSTDLAIVPRNDSFPLPGTSSSIFLSSQSLGDDDICNATISDLYEGMLHSMSRLLSTRSSGVISTKTLIMQNWSSRRRHKCKRMNRTFCRGAQRPPRGSRERPSPRSEPGKERGALRDCKNLLDVSCHKTSLKLRKAFLEVKPQVHKVDPSWKELQVTPKKCSSLTYLDPSRTHHPDQENRFVTLKWLISPVKIVSRPRILPGHGENRQREIEIRFDKLYQEYCLSPRKPPPPTGPPNSWAVAVYKGGPESPRDQRGLETHRLSLPFSRAKSKRLKEAFETIGRRSLRVSGHLPKRDASLSLVSTSPMWSPGHSWQTSVLHFQGNSCGIFRKSVSPSRAIPVPKIEPLGYGRNRYDEIKEQFDKLHQKYCPKPPVQMKAPLGTGVSPHKASTEVQDQTKDLGKLNLDSLFQGSPKLPSSLPKCRRSLLGSSAIQAHPSARVPCATGRDSQCPTKRRRLSDPWSYGRYIGSQDSSSGVGTAVFRPEQDSCFRPDSEEEERNEEHIFQEGREDSFLC from the exons ATG CCTGCAGTGCCTCAAAGCCCtttgaaaaatgaattaagaagaaaatacttgACCCAGGTGGACATACTGCTACAAGACTCAGGGTGTTGGGAG GTTGCAGACAACAGAGCTGGAAAGGACATAGTCATGGCCCTGCCCCCTCCGCTGGCCGCAcctgcccctcctgcccctg GATCCCATGGTGGTGTCTCTGGAAAGAGTCCTGGTGACCCAGCTCAACCAGCTTCATCTCTCAGACAGTGGGATCCTTCACATCCTTGCTCAACAGACCTGGCCATTGTACCTAGAAATGACAGTTTCCCATTACCAGGGACAAGTAGCAGCATCTTCCTAAGCAGCCAGTCCCTTGGAGACGACGACATTTGTAACGCAACAATCAGCGACTTGTACGAGGGCATGCTGCATTCCATGAGCCGGCTGCTGAGCACACGGTCGTCAGGCGTCATCTCCACAAAGACGCTCATCATGCAGAACTGGAGCTCCCGGAGGCGGCACAAGTGTAAGAGAATGAACAGGACGTTCTGCAGAGGAGCCCAGCGTCCTCCGAGGGGATCCAGGGAGAGGCCTTCACCCCGTTCTGAGcctgggaaagaaagaggagcATTAAGAGACTGTAAGAACTTACTAGATGTTTCTTGCCATAAGACAAGTTTAAAATTGAGAAAAGCTTTTCTTGAAGTAAAACCTCAAGTTCATAAGGTGGATCCAAGTTGGAAGGAGCTTCAAGTGACACCCAAGAAGTGTTCCTCATTGACTTATTTAGATCCCAGTCGAACACATCATCCTGATCAGGAAAACAGATTTGTGacattaaaatggttaatttctCCTGTAAAAATAGTTTCCAGACCAAGAATACTACCGGGCCATGGAGAGAATCGTCAACGGGAGATTGAAATCAGATTTGATAAACTCTATCAGGAATATTGCCTGAGCCCCAGGAAACCGCCTCCCCCAACTGGCCCCCCCAATTCCTGGGCCGTGGCTGTGTACAAAGGTGGTCCTGAAAGCCCCAGAGACCAGCGGGGTCTGGAAACCCACAGGCTCAGTTTGCCTTTCAGCAGAGCGAAATCAAAAAGGTTAAAGGAGGCTTTTGAAACCATAGGCAGAAGATCTCTGAGAGTGAGTGGACACCTGCCAAAGAGAGATGCCTCTTTGTCACTTGtaagcaccagccccatgtggaGCCCAGGTCACTCTTGGCAGACGTCTGTCCTACATTTTCAAGGAAATAGTTGTGGAATATTTAGAAAGTCAGTTTCACCCAGCAGAGCTATTCCAGTACCAAAGATAGAGCCTCTGGGCTATGGAAGAAACCGTTAtgatgaaattaaagaacaatttGACAAGCTTCATCAAAAGTATTGCCCAAAACCGCCTGTGCAGATGAAGGCGCCTTTAGGTACTGGAGTGTCTCCACATAAAGCAAGTACGGAAGTTCAGGATCAAACAAAAGACTTAGGAAAATTAAATCTAGACTCTCTCTTCCAGGGTTCCCCAAAGTTGCCATCATCACTCCCAAAGTGTAGGAGAAGTCTGCTGGGCTCAAGTGCAATTCAGGCTCATCCATCTGCACGAGTCCCTTGTGCTACTGGGAGGGACAGTCAGTGTCCTACAAAAAGACGCAGGTTATCAGACCCCTGGAGTTACGGACGCTACATCGGTTCCCAGGATTCCTCAAGTGGGGTGGGCACAGCCGTCTTCAGACCAGAGCAGGACAGCTGTTTCCGGCCTGActcagaggaagaggag AGGAATGAAGAGCACATCTTTCAAGAGGGAAGAGAAGATTCATTTTTGTGCTAG